In a single window of the Acipenser ruthenus chromosome 20, fAciRut3.2 maternal haplotype, whole genome shotgun sequence genome:
- the LOC117425828 gene encoding adaptin ear-binding coat-associated protein 1-like isoform X1 produces the protein MATEGEYESVLCVKQDVNVYKIPPRASNRGYRASDWKLEQPDWTGRLRITARGKVAYIKLEDKASGELFAQAPVIEFPGITVETVSDSSRYFVIRIQDGNGRSAFIGIGFNDRGDAFDFNVALQDHFKWVKQENEISKESQNKDTGPKLDLGFKEGQTITLNIGQTKRRDGKPRPQGAVGFGLLPPPPGGKIAPPSSTESPNHVPEPVALKNAPQVAAEDTVPFPLRTSSQQTGSSSKREHHSQSEPPVIKLGTNQFPHVTPSITSAPPPHLITLT, from the exons ATGGCGACCGAAGGAGAGTACGAGTCGGTCCTCTGTGTAAAACAAGATGTCAACGTGTATAAGATTCCTCCCAGGGCATCCAATCGAGGCTACAG GGCGTCGGACTGGAAGCTGGAGCAGCCTGATTGGACGGGGCGGCTGCGAATCACAGCGCGAGGAAAAGTGGCTTATATTAAACTGGAGGATAAAGCCTCAG GAGAGCTGTTTGCTCAGGCCCCAGTCATTGAGTTCCCCGGCATCACAGTGGAGACTGTCAGCGACTCCAGTCGATACTTTGTAATCCGCATCCAAGATGGAAACG GACGCAGTGCTTTTATTGGGATCGGGTTCAACGACCGCGGGGATGCTTTTGATTTCAACGTAGCGCTACAGGATCACTTCAA GTGGGTGAAACAGGAGAATGAGATCTCAAAGGAATCTCAGAACAAGGATACAGGACCAAAGCTTGACCTGGGTTTCAAGGAGGGACAAACCATCACCCTCAATATCGGG CAAACAAAGAGGAGAGATGGTAAGCCCCGCCCCCAGGGGGCAGTAGGGTTTGGGCTGCTCCCGCCTCCCCCTGGTGGAAAGATAGCCCCGCCGTCTTCCACTGAATCACCCAATCACGTTCCAGAGCCAGTTGCACTAAAGAATGCTCCCCAAGTGGCAGCAGAAGACACAG tTCCGTTCCCGCTCAGAACCAGCAGTCAACAAACTGGGTCCAGTTCTAAGAGGGAACACCACTCCCAGTCTGAGCCACCAGTGATCAAACTGGGAACTAACCAGTTTCCCCACGTGACACCTTCCATAACTTCAGCACCCCCCCCCCATCTAATTACCCTTACCTAA
- the LOC117425828 gene encoding adaptin ear-binding coat-associated protein 1-like isoform X2, which translates to MATEGEYESVLCVKQDVNVYKIPPRASNRGYRASDWKLEQPDWTGRLRITARGKVAYIKLEDKASGELFAQAPVIEFPGITVETVSDSSRYFVIRIQDGNGRSAFIGIGFNDRGDAFDFNVALQDHFKWVKQENEISKESQNKDTGPKLDLGFKEGQTITLNIGQTKRRDGKPRPQGAVGFGLLPPPPGGKIAPPSSTESPNHVPEPVALKNAPQVAAEDTGSLLDLDAPDSVPSVPAQSSDTWGDFSAPASSVPAQNQQSTNWVQF; encoded by the exons ATGGCGACCGAAGGAGAGTACGAGTCGGTCCTCTGTGTAAAACAAGATGTCAACGTGTATAAGATTCCTCCCAGGGCATCCAATCGAGGCTACAG GGCGTCGGACTGGAAGCTGGAGCAGCCTGATTGGACGGGGCGGCTGCGAATCACAGCGCGAGGAAAAGTGGCTTATATTAAACTGGAGGATAAAGCCTCAG GAGAGCTGTTTGCTCAGGCCCCAGTCATTGAGTTCCCCGGCATCACAGTGGAGACTGTCAGCGACTCCAGTCGATACTTTGTAATCCGCATCCAAGATGGAAACG GACGCAGTGCTTTTATTGGGATCGGGTTCAACGACCGCGGGGATGCTTTTGATTTCAACGTAGCGCTACAGGATCACTTCAA GTGGGTGAAACAGGAGAATGAGATCTCAAAGGAATCTCAGAACAAGGATACAGGACCAAAGCTTGACCTGGGTTTCAAGGAGGGACAAACCATCACCCTCAATATCGGG CAAACAAAGAGGAGAGATGGTAAGCCCCGCCCCCAGGGGGCAGTAGGGTTTGGGCTGCTCCCGCCTCCCCCTGGTGGAAAGATAGCCCCGCCGTCTTCCACTGAATCACCCAATCACGTTCCAGAGCCAGTTGCACTAAAGAATGCTCCCCAAGTGGCAGCAGAAGACACAG GTTCCCTGTTAGATTTGGACGCCCCCGACTCAGTTCCCTCGGTTCCAGCACAAAGCTCGGATACATGGGGAGATTTCTCAGCTCCAGCCAG tTCCGTTCCCGCTCAGAACCAGCAGTCAACAAACTGGGTCCAGTTCTAA
- the LOC117425304 gene encoding piggyBac transposable element-derived protein 4-like isoform X3, with the protein MSVHIKEEVVDLEPVYIKTEVPELESDYIQEEVFEPEPVSVKTEIPAVEFAHMEGDRAVQFLSFNSCQHHILKESDSGSESVDFDVEQTEDDTPDEDEEDEVDDMEGQTDKSSQHWPSTKLKEFEWSLDPPVMEFSLPKIVGVKEGLSPQCSKLEKAEDFFKFLFDSTTVHTVVECTNKRIDREARVKHDSVMQHVTEHEVYAFIGVCILLGVLHKRNVDVHEIWSEKKGHLHRVHWATVAMSRQRFTLLSSLLTFDDIDTRASRCAQDPGFFKMQDIFERVRKKCCTAYQPGGHLTVDETLYPYRGKCSLRRHIPKKPPRYGLKLWEMVDVESGYLCNFNIYLGNKAGTTARDLRMTAALNLAKPFYNSGRNISTDKLFTSVELADKLWQQGLTLVGAIENREEILKKALLPSGRPAKSTDFYFASYRTLVSYVPEKQTTINLLSTMHHDKVVDTNTDRKKPLVLLYFSSTKGGCATFNKTVEEFSCRRTMRHWSLRLLQYLIDAMAANTFVLTRKAWGLQKMTQVFGTEKQHRRHFLEHLAQTLIRPLAEVRGKQMVQSALGFSRCLQASFIECGLQVDVPWRPSSSAQQWSSGRCYLCERGKDQKSRNSCFICHRFACPKHSTRSFTCQRCHLE; encoded by the exons AtgtctgtccacattaaagaagaagttGTTGATTTGGAACCTGTCTACATTAAAACAGAGGTTCCTGAGCTGGAATCAGACTACATTCAAGAGGAGGTTTTTGAACCCGAACCTGTCAGCGTCAAAACGGAGATCCCAGCAGTGGAATTTGCCCACATGGAAGGGGACAGGGCTGTTCAGTTCTTAAGCTTCAATTCCTGTCAACATCACATTCTGAAAGAAAGTGACAGTGGCAGTGAGAGTGTTGACTTTGATGTGGAACAAACTGAGGATGATACACcagatgaggatgaggaggatgagGTGGACGATATGGAAGGACAGACAGATAAGTCTTCCCAACACTGGCCTTCTACAAAACTCAAAGAGTTTGAATGGTCTCTTGACCCTCCAGTAATGGAGTTCAGTTTACCTAAAATTGTAGGAGTGAAGGAAGGCCTCTCGCCCCAATGTAGCAAATTAGAAAAGGCAGAAGACTTTTTCAAGTTCCTGTTTGACTCTACCACAGTTCACACAGTTGTAGAATGTACCAATAAAAGGATCGACAGAGAAGCGCGGGTGAAGCATGACAGTGTTATGCAGCACGTCACCGAACATGAGGTTTATGCTTTTATTGGCGTTTGTATCCTCCTTGGAGTGCTCCACAAAAGAAATGTTGACGTCCACGAGATCTGGTCAGAAAAAAAGGGCCATTTGCATAGGGTACACTGGGCGACTGTAGCAATGTCACGCCAGCGGTTCACACTGCTGTCCTCTCTCCTTACATTTGATGACATTGACACTCGAGCCAGCAGATGTGCGCAGGACCCTGGATTTTTCAAGATGCAGGATATTTTTGAAAGGGTACGGAAGAAATGCTGCACAGCGTATCAACCAGGGGGCCACCTGACTGTGGATGAAACACTCTATCCCTACCGTGGCAAATGCAGTTTAAGACGGCATATACCAAAGAAACCTCCACGCTATGGGCTAAAGCTCTGGGAAATGGTGGATGTAGAGAGTGGCTACCTCTGCAACTTCAATATCTATTTGGGAAATAAGGCTGGCACCACGGCGAGAGATCTGAGGATGACTGCGGCATTGAATCTTGCTAAGCCATTCTATAACAGCGGCCGTAACATTAGCACAGACAAACTGTTCACATCTGTTGAGCTGGCGGATAAACTGTGGCAGCAGGGCTTGACTCTAGTTGGCGCAATTGAAAACAGAGAGGAGATCCTTAAAAAAGCTCTACTCCCATCTGGCCGACCAGCAAAAAGCACAGACTTTTATTTTGCAAGTTACAGAACTTTGGTATCCTATGTACCAGAAAAACAGACGACAATTAACCTTCTGTCAACTATGCACCACGACAAGGTAGTAGATACAAACACAGACCGCAAGAAACCACTTGTGTTGCTATACTTCAGTAGCACAAAGGGAGGCTGTGCGACCTTCAACAAGACAGTAGAAGAATTTTCCTGCAGACGCACAATGCGGCATTGGAGTTTGCGCCTCCTGCAATACCTTATCGATGCCATGGCTGCCAACACATTTGTGCTTACCAGGAAAGCCTGGGGATTGCAGAAGATGACACAGGTGTTCGGAACTGAAAAGCAGCATCGTAGGCACTTCCTAGAGCACCTTGCACAGACTCTAATCCGTCCGCTAGCAGAGGTGCGGGGCAAGCAGATGGTACAGAGCGCTCTGGGTTTTTCACG TTGCCTTCAGGCCAGCTTTATCGAATGTGGCTTGCAGGTGGATGTGCCATGGAGGCCTAGTTCATCAGCACAGCAATGGTCCAGCGGACGATGCTATCTGTGTGAAAGAGGCAAAGACCAGAAGTCTAGGAATTCGTGCTTCATCTGCCATAGGTTTGCATGCCCAAAGCACAGCACTCGGAGCTTCACATGCCAAAGGTGCCATCTAGAGTAA
- the LOC117425304 gene encoding piggyBac transposable element-derived protein 4-like isoform X2, giving the protein MSVHIKEEVVDLEPVYIKTEVPELESDYIQEEVFEPEPVSVKTEIPAVEFAHMEGDRAVQFLSFNSCQHHILKESDSGSESVDFDVEQTEDDTPDEDEEDEVDDMEGQTDKSSQHWPSTKLKEFEWSLDPPVMEFSLPKIVGVKEGLSPQCSKLEKAEDFFKFLFDSTTVHTVVECTNKRIDREARVKHDSVMQHVTEHEVYAFIGVCILLGVLHKRNVDVHEIWSEKKGHLHRVHWATVAMSRQRFTLLSSLLTFDDIDTRASRCAQDPGFFKMQDIFERVRKKCCTAYQPGGHLTVDETLYPYRGKCSLRRHIPKKPPRYGLKLWEMVDVESGYLCNFNIYLGNKAGTTARDLRMTAALNLAKPFYNSGRNISTDKLFTSVELADKLWQQGLTLVGAIENREEILKKALLPSGRPAKSTDFYFASYRTLVSYVPEKQTTINLLSTMHHDKVVDTNTDRKKPLVLLYFSSTKGGCATFNKTVEEFSCRRTMRHWSLRLLQYLIDAMAANTFVLTRKAWGLQKMTQVFGTEKQHRRHFLEHLAQTLIRPLAEVRGKQMVQSALGFSRDYLGKKMARRELSEEAVANLLAESGSECDFVPDDSGSEYEPSGTSSSEETNSGQEEEPMETEPEPLHEPSTSRGPGLRDGRFQLPSGQLYRMWLAGGCAMEA; this is encoded by the exons AtgtctgtccacattaaagaagaagttGTTGATTTGGAACCTGTCTACATTAAAACAGAGGTTCCTGAGCTGGAATCAGACTACATTCAAGAGGAGGTTTTTGAACCCGAACCTGTCAGCGTCAAAACGGAGATCCCAGCAGTGGAATTTGCCCACATGGAAGGGGACAGGGCTGTTCAGTTCTTAAGCTTCAATTCCTGTCAACATCACATTCTGAAAGAAAGTGACAGTGGCAGTGAGAGTGTTGACTTTGATGTGGAACAAACTGAGGATGATACACcagatgaggatgaggaggatgagGTGGACGATATGGAAGGACAGACAGATAAGTCTTCCCAACACTGGCCTTCTACAAAACTCAAAGAGTTTGAATGGTCTCTTGACCCTCCAGTAATGGAGTTCAGTTTACCTAAAATTGTAGGAGTGAAGGAAGGCCTCTCGCCCCAATGTAGCAAATTAGAAAAGGCAGAAGACTTTTTCAAGTTCCTGTTTGACTCTACCACAGTTCACACAGTTGTAGAATGTACCAATAAAAGGATCGACAGAGAAGCGCGGGTGAAGCATGACAGTGTTATGCAGCACGTCACCGAACATGAGGTTTATGCTTTTATTGGCGTTTGTATCCTCCTTGGAGTGCTCCACAAAAGAAATGTTGACGTCCACGAGATCTGGTCAGAAAAAAAGGGCCATTTGCATAGGGTACACTGGGCGACTGTAGCAATGTCACGCCAGCGGTTCACACTGCTGTCCTCTCTCCTTACATTTGATGACATTGACACTCGAGCCAGCAGATGTGCGCAGGACCCTGGATTTTTCAAGATGCAGGATATTTTTGAAAGGGTACGGAAGAAATGCTGCACAGCGTATCAACCAGGGGGCCACCTGACTGTGGATGAAACACTCTATCCCTACCGTGGCAAATGCAGTTTAAGACGGCATATACCAAAGAAACCTCCACGCTATGGGCTAAAGCTCTGGGAAATGGTGGATGTAGAGAGTGGCTACCTCTGCAACTTCAATATCTATTTGGGAAATAAGGCTGGCACCACGGCGAGAGATCTGAGGATGACTGCGGCATTGAATCTTGCTAAGCCATTCTATAACAGCGGCCGTAACATTAGCACAGACAAACTGTTCACATCTGTTGAGCTGGCGGATAAACTGTGGCAGCAGGGCTTGACTCTAGTTGGCGCAATTGAAAACAGAGAGGAGATCCTTAAAAAAGCTCTACTCCCATCTGGCCGACCAGCAAAAAGCACAGACTTTTATTTTGCAAGTTACAGAACTTTGGTATCCTATGTACCAGAAAAACAGACGACAATTAACCTTCTGTCAACTATGCACCACGACAAGGTAGTAGATACAAACACAGACCGCAAGAAACCACTTGTGTTGCTATACTTCAGTAGCACAAAGGGAGGCTGTGCGACCTTCAACAAGACAGTAGAAGAATTTTCCTGCAGACGCACAATGCGGCATTGGAGTTTGCGCCTCCTGCAATACCTTATCGATGCCATGGCTGCCAACACATTTGTGCTTACCAGGAAAGCCTGGGGATTGCAGAAGATGACACAGGTGTTCGGAACTGAAAAGCAGCATCGTAGGCACTTCCTAGAGCACCTTGCACAGACTCTAATCCGTCCGCTAGCAGAGGTGCGGGGCAAGCAGATGGTACAGAGCGCTCTGGGTTTTTCACG GGAttatttggggaagaaaatggcAAGAAGGGAGCTCAGTGAAGAGGCTGTTGCAAACCTCCTAGCGGAGTCTGGCTCAGAGTGTGATTTTGTGCCAGATGATTCTGGCAGTGAATATGAGCCAAGTGGCACTTCTTCCAGTGAGGAGACCAACAGTGGCCAGGAAGAGGAGCCTATGGAGACTGAGCCTGAGCCCCTGCATGAACCCAGTACATCACGTGGGCCTGGGCTGAGGGATGGTAGATTTCAG TTGCCTTCAGGCCAGCTTTATCGAATGTGGCTTGCAGGTGGATGTGCCATGGAGGCCTAG
- the LOC117425304 gene encoding uncharacterized protein LOC117425304 isoform X1 has product MSVHIKEEVVDLEPVYIKTEVPELESDYIQEEVFEPEPVSVKTEIPAVEFAHMEGDRAVQFLSFNSCQHHILKESDSGSESVDFDVEQTEDDTPDEDEEDEVDDMEGQTDKSSQHWPSTKLKEFEWSLDPPVMEFSLPKIVGVKEGLSPQCSKLEKAEDFFKFLFDSTTVHTVVECTNKRIDREARVKHDSVMQHVTEHEVYAFIGVCILLGVLHKRNVDVHEIWSEKKGHLHRVHWATVAMSRQRFTLLSSLLTFDDIDTRASRCAQDPGFFKMQDIFERVRKKCCTAYQPGGHLTVDETLYPYRGKCSLRRHIPKKPPRYGLKLWEMVDVESGYLCNFNIYLGNKAGTTARDLRMTAALNLAKPFYNSGRNISTDKLFTSVELADKLWQQGLTLVGAIENREEILKKALLPSGRPAKSTDFYFASYRTLVSYVPEKQTTINLLSTMHHDKVVDTNTDRKKPLVLLYFSSTKGGCATFNKTVEEFSCRRTMRHWSLRLLQYLIDAMAANTFVLTRKAWGLQKMTQVFGTEKQHRRHFLEHLAQTLIRPLAEVRGKQMVQSALGFSRDYLGKKMARRELSEEAVANLLAESGSECDFVPDDSGSEYEPSGTSSSEETNSGQEEEPMETEPEPLHEPSTSRGPGLRDGRFQVFYHWTPPNITQPQIPNFSGTPGTKVNTTGFTPINFFQLFITDDIFEYLVTQTNLYGQQYLAQHCNNLGPHSRVRKWVPTNAIEMKKFWGLSFLMGLGDKPRIDLYWSTNPVHAAPIFPSTMSRDRFQLLLKFLHYNDNAKALPRDHPQFDSLFKLRPLLDHLQYKFKEIYTPGQNIAVDESLLLFKGRIIFKQYIPMKRARYGIKLYKLCESSTGYTHQFRLYTGKETRIEPPGCPPDLQTSERIVWDLVVPLLNLGYHMYVDDFCTGIPLFRALYTLDTMACGTIRPNRKGFPRQLVANKQRRGKTSALRCEELLAVKYTDKKDVYLLTTIHDEATVAVPVRGQDTHTNKPKCVLDYNKYMGGMDRSDQMLESYNAARKTMALYKKLGMYMVQISLYNAYVVYLSTAPEPQLTFLEFQTSVIASLLFDTQGVPETERSETVARLRERHFVRTLPQSGRKANPQKRCRVCSRNGIRRDTRYHCPRCPSKPGLCLEECFEKYHTVYEYWKD; this is encoded by the exons AtgtctgtccacattaaagaagaagttGTTGATTTGGAACCTGTCTACATTAAAACAGAGGTTCCTGAGCTGGAATCAGACTACATTCAAGAGGAGGTTTTTGAACCCGAACCTGTCAGCGTCAAAACGGAGATCCCAGCAGTGGAATTTGCCCACATGGAAGGGGACAGGGCTGTTCAGTTCTTAAGCTTCAATTCCTGTCAACATCACATTCTGAAAGAAAGTGACAGTGGCAGTGAGAGTGTTGACTTTGATGTGGAACAAACTGAGGATGATACACcagatgaggatgaggaggatgagGTGGACGATATGGAAGGACAGACAGATAAGTCTTCCCAACACTGGCCTTCTACAAAACTCAAAGAGTTTGAATGGTCTCTTGACCCTCCAGTAATGGAGTTCAGTTTACCTAAAATTGTAGGAGTGAAGGAAGGCCTCTCGCCCCAATGTAGCAAATTAGAAAAGGCAGAAGACTTTTTCAAGTTCCTGTTTGACTCTACCACAGTTCACACAGTTGTAGAATGTACCAATAAAAGGATCGACAGAGAAGCGCGGGTGAAGCATGACAGTGTTATGCAGCACGTCACCGAACATGAGGTTTATGCTTTTATTGGCGTTTGTATCCTCCTTGGAGTGCTCCACAAAAGAAATGTTGACGTCCACGAGATCTGGTCAGAAAAAAAGGGCCATTTGCATAGGGTACACTGGGCGACTGTAGCAATGTCACGCCAGCGGTTCACACTGCTGTCCTCTCTCCTTACATTTGATGACATTGACACTCGAGCCAGCAGATGTGCGCAGGACCCTGGATTTTTCAAGATGCAGGATATTTTTGAAAGGGTACGGAAGAAATGCTGCACAGCGTATCAACCAGGGGGCCACCTGACTGTGGATGAAACACTCTATCCCTACCGTGGCAAATGCAGTTTAAGACGGCATATACCAAAGAAACCTCCACGCTATGGGCTAAAGCTCTGGGAAATGGTGGATGTAGAGAGTGGCTACCTCTGCAACTTCAATATCTATTTGGGAAATAAGGCTGGCACCACGGCGAGAGATCTGAGGATGACTGCGGCATTGAATCTTGCTAAGCCATTCTATAACAGCGGCCGTAACATTAGCACAGACAAACTGTTCACATCTGTTGAGCTGGCGGATAAACTGTGGCAGCAGGGCTTGACTCTAGTTGGCGCAATTGAAAACAGAGAGGAGATCCTTAAAAAAGCTCTACTCCCATCTGGCCGACCAGCAAAAAGCACAGACTTTTATTTTGCAAGTTACAGAACTTTGGTATCCTATGTACCAGAAAAACAGACGACAATTAACCTTCTGTCAACTATGCACCACGACAAGGTAGTAGATACAAACACAGACCGCAAGAAACCACTTGTGTTGCTATACTTCAGTAGCACAAAGGGAGGCTGTGCGACCTTCAACAAGACAGTAGAAGAATTTTCCTGCAGACGCACAATGCGGCATTGGAGTTTGCGCCTCCTGCAATACCTTATCGATGCCATGGCTGCCAACACATTTGTGCTTACCAGGAAAGCCTGGGGATTGCAGAAGATGACACAGGTGTTCGGAACTGAAAAGCAGCATCGTAGGCACTTCCTAGAGCACCTTGCACAGACTCTAATCCGTCCGCTAGCAGAGGTGCGGGGCAAGCAGATGGTACAGAGCGCTCTGGGTTTTTCACG GGAttatttggggaagaaaatggcAAGAAGGGAGCTCAGTGAAGAGGCTGTTGCAAACCTCCTAGCGGAGTCTGGCTCAGAGTGTGATTTTGTGCCAGATGATTCTGGCAGTGAATATGAGCCAAGTGGCACTTCTTCCAGTGAGGAGACCAACAGTGGCCAGGAAGAGGAGCCTATGGAGACTGAGCCTGAGCCCCTGCATGAACCCAGTACATCACGTGGGCCTGGGCTGAGGGATGGTAGATTTCAGGTATTCTACCACTGGACCCCCCCTAACATCACCCAGCCCCAAATACCCAATTTTTCTGGCACACCAGGCACCAAGGTGAACACAACTGGATTTACCCCAATTAACTTTTTCCAGTTGTTCATCACTGATGACATTTTTGAATATTTGGTAACCCAAACTAATTTGTATGGTCAGCAATATCTGGCACAGCATTGCAACAACCTGGGGCCACATTCTAGGGTGCGCAAGTGGGTCCCCACTAatgcaattgaaatgaaaaagttcTGGGGCTTATCTTTTCTAATGGGATTAGGTGATAAACCTAGAATTGATTTATATTGGTCCACCAACCCAGTACATGCTGCACCAATTTTTCCCTCCACAATGAGCCGGGACAGATTCCAgttattgttaaagtttttacACTACAATGACAATGCTAAGGCTCTCCCGAGGGACCATCCTCAGTTTGACAGTCTCTTCAAATTACGGCCACTTCTAGATCATCTGCAATATAAATTTAAAGAGATATATACACCTGGCCAAAATATAGCTGTGGATGAGTCTCTCCTGCTTTTCAAGGGGAGGattattttcaaacaatatattccCATGAAGCGTGCCCGTTATGGGATTAAATTGTACAAACTTTGTGAGAGTTCCACTGGCTACACTCATCAGTTCAGACTGTACACAGGGAAGGAGACTCGGATTGAGCCGCCTGGCTGCCCCCCTGATTTGCAGACATCTGAGAGAATTGTGTGGGATCTTGTTGTGCCCCTCCTAAATCTTGGCTATCATATGTATGTAGATGACTTCTGCACAGGGATCCCTCTGTTTAGGGCCTTGTACACTTTAGATACAATGGCCTGTGGTACAATAAGACCCAACAGGAAGGGATTTCCTCGTCAATTGGTAGCCAACAAACAGAGGCGTGGCAAAACCAGCGCTCTGCGCTGTGAGGAACTGCTGGCAGTTAAATACACTGACAAAAAAGATGTGTACCTCCTCACCACCATCCACGATGAGGCAACTGTAGCAGTTCCTGTGCGagggcaggacacacacacaaacaagcccAAGTGTGTCCTGGACTACAACAAATACATGGGAGGCATGGATAGGTCAGACCAGATGCTGGAGTCGTACAATGCTGCAAGGAAGACCATGGCATTGTATAAAAAACTTGgcatgtacatggtccagatcTCACTGTACAATGCCTATGTTGTGTACCTAAGTACTGCACCAGAGCCTCAGCTCACATTTCTTGAATTTCAGACCTCTGTGATTGCCAGCCTTTTGTTTGATACACAAGGAGTACCAGAGACTGAAAGATCAGAAACTGTGGCAAGGCTTCGTGAACGGCATTTTGTTCGAACGCTGCCACAGTCCGGGAGAAAAGCCAATCCTCAGAAAAGGTGCCGTGTATGTTCCCGCAACGGCATACGGAGGGACACACGGTACCACTGTCCACGCTGTCCCTCTAAGCCAggcctctgtttggaggagtgttttgaaaagTACCACACAGTATATGAGTACTGGAAGGACTAA